The following coding sequences lie in one Coleofasciculaceae cyanobacterium genomic window:
- a CDS encoding transposase: MGLFPPGKGGGDGVAYGGKKKGILIYTLTEGNGMPLANCRTPANGSQREQVVRLLDRVKVKTNKPGRPRKRVKVLAADKGYDSKEKRAILRKRGIRPQFLTASWEN; the protein is encoded by the coding sequence ATGGGTCTTTTTCCCCCTGGCAAAGGAGGCGGTGATGGGGTTGCTTACGGTGGTAAGAAGAAAGGTATTTTAATCTATACACTTACCGAGGGAAACGGGATGCCTTTAGCCAACTGTAGAACTCCAGCAAACGGTAGTCAAAGAGAACAAGTTGTACGGTTGTTAGATCGTGTGAAAGTCAAAACCAACAAGCCTGGTAGACCACGTAAAAGAGTCAAGGTATTAGCTGCGGACAAAGGCTATGACTCAAAAGAAAAACGAGCGATTCTACGTAAACGTGGAATTAGACCTCAGTTTCTGACGGCGAGTTGGGAAAACTAA